In Corynebacterium ulcerans, one genomic interval encodes:
- a CDS encoding cell division protein SepF, translating into MSIMKKTKDFFGLSGVEGDPYLADEAYYEEPRYEGSAAYQPQRYREPAYQDVHAYDHVSRRASSNIVPVTINSYSDAATKIGEPFRDGDSVVFDINRLGLDEGKRIVDFAAGLCFALRGQMKKISHMVFAIVPEGADVTTADLERAARV; encoded by the coding sequence ATGTCGATAATGAAGAAGACCAAAGATTTCTTCGGGCTTTCTGGGGTGGAAGGCGATCCGTACCTTGCGGATGAGGCCTACTATGAGGAGCCACGTTACGAGGGAAGCGCAGCATACCAGCCACAGCGCTACCGTGAGCCTGCATATCAGGATGTGCACGCCTATGACCACGTTTCCCGTCGTGCTTCGTCGAATATTGTTCCTGTAACCATCAATAGCTACTCGGATGCTGCAACCAAAATTGGTGAGCCTTTCCGCGATGGTGATTCCGTTGTCTTTGATATCAACCGTTTGGGACTGGACGAAGGTAAGCGAATTGTTGATTTCGCTGCTGGCCTCTGTTTCGCTCTCCGCGGCCAAATGAAGAAGATCAGCCACATGGTATTTGCGATTGTTCCCGAGGGTGCAGATGTGACCACTGCAGATTTGGAGAGAGCCGCTCGCGTATAA
- a CDS encoding cell division protein FtsQ/DivIB → MKKKTILGSIGVLVAVALVAAVLFIVPVIKVSGFEVEGNIHTPQEEIVSATDIAIGSNLLRIDATKAATAVSRLPWVSSASVDRSFPQSVKVKVTEHNAVLFTERSDGDHLFDGKGRAFVIDVHPPEAIQVTGQDDDASSAYAAVGAMVEGLSPEIRTQIESVDAPSAYELKIQLKDGRSVYWGSSENVKDKAVALKNALTRPEQSLDVSGAPLIAVK, encoded by the coding sequence ATGAAAAAGAAAACGATCTTGGGAAGCATAGGAGTACTTGTTGCGGTAGCTCTTGTTGCAGCTGTCCTTTTTATTGTTCCTGTGATCAAAGTTTCAGGTTTTGAAGTAGAAGGAAACATTCACACTCCACAAGAAGAAATTGTATCTGCGACAGATATTGCGATTGGAAGTAATCTGTTGCGGATTGATGCCACTAAAGCGGCTACTGCCGTTTCACGATTGCCATGGGTGTCCTCTGCCTCAGTTGATAGGTCGTTTCCCCAATCTGTGAAGGTAAAAGTAACTGAGCATAATGCTGTGCTCTTTACTGAGCGTTCTGATGGAGATCACCTTTTTGATGGAAAGGGACGGGCATTTGTTATTGATGTGCACCCTCCCGAAGCTATTCAGGTTACTGGACAAGACGACGATGCTTCTTCCGCGTATGCGGCGGTAGGAGCCATGGTGGAAGGACTTTCTCCTGAGATTCGTACTCAGATTGAGTCTGTTGATGCTCCTAGTGCGTATGAGCTGAAAATCCAGCTTAAGGACGGGCGCAGTGTCTACTGGGGATCGTCGGAAAACGTAAAGGATAAAGCAGTGGCATTAAAAAATGCCCTCACCCGCCCAGAACAGAGTTTAGACGTGAGTGGTGCACCCCTTATTGCAGTGAAATAA
- a CDS encoding asparaginase — protein MTSAHEELGKVVVLTTGGTISCTMDPNGALIPTVSGEELIKDIAPRFSGKLEIEVRELHRLDSASMTFADVDVIVSESHKALAEPNVIGVVVTHGTDSMEETAIALDTFHTSPNPIVLTGAQLPFDHPESDGQGNLFEAIMVACDTSARDIGVLVVFGHAVLPARGCMKWHTSDALAFATNGPEEPLRADPVQPAQLSDVRIDIIPAFPGAPATLVDAAINAGSQGLVVEAMGAGNVGTEMGVALGAALDAGIPVVITTRVPRGEVFGAYGGAGGGATLAAKGAISSTYFRAGQARVLLAIAVATGVHPATLF, from the coding sequence ATGACCTCAGCTCATGAAGAACTTGGAAAAGTTGTCGTTCTCACCACAGGAGGAACTATCTCCTGCACGATGGACCCTAATGGCGCGCTTATCCCCACGGTTTCTGGCGAAGAATTGATCAAAGATATCGCGCCTCGTTTCAGCGGAAAACTAGAGATCGAGGTGCGCGAGCTTCATCGTCTCGATTCCGCATCGATGACGTTTGCAGATGTAGACGTCATAGTCTCTGAATCGCATAAGGCCCTGGCAGAACCCAATGTTATTGGCGTGGTGGTTACCCACGGTACAGACTCTATGGAGGAAACAGCCATAGCTCTGGACACATTCCACACCAGCCCGAACCCTATCGTTCTCACTGGTGCCCAGCTTCCTTTTGACCACCCCGAATCTGACGGGCAAGGCAATCTTTTCGAAGCAATTATGGTGGCGTGCGACACGTCCGCTCGCGACATCGGAGTTTTGGTTGTCTTTGGTCACGCGGTACTCCCAGCGCGCGGTTGCATGAAATGGCATACCTCCGATGCTCTCGCCTTTGCTACCAATGGCCCCGAAGAGCCATTGCGCGCAGATCCGGTCCAGCCTGCACAGCTTTCCGACGTCCGCATCGACATCATCCCCGCCTTCCCCGGCGCGCCAGCCACGCTTGTCGACGCCGCGATAAATGCCGGGAGCCAAGGGTTAGTGGTTGAGGCAATGGGTGCAGGAAATGTGGGTACAGAAATGGGAGTGGCACTCGGAGCTGCCCTCGACGCCGGAATACCCGTTGTGATAACAACTCGAGTTCCACGCGGTGAGGTCTTCGGCGCTTACGGCGGGGCTGGCGGAGGAGCAACCCTCGCAGCAAAAGGAGCAATCAGCTCAACGTATTTCCGGGCTGGCCAGGCGCGCGTATTGCTCGCCATTGCCGTGGCTACAGGTGTGCACCCTGCAACTCTTTTTTAA
- the pgeF gene encoding peptidoglycan editing factor PgeF, with amino-acid sequence MSKGNDRPVRKVFTTRAGGVSLPPYDSFNLGDHVGDALADVTSNRNRLARVVGLESHDIVWMEQIHSVNVTVVTQPQGSAVEATDALVTTTRGLALAVLAADCVPVLLSDTEAGVVAAVHAGRMGARNGIVRRTIDAMADLGATPRNVHALLGPAASGRHYEVPAGMAADVERHLPGALVKTNKGTSGLDLRRGLARQLLQLGVKAIDIDPRCTIEDKQLFSYRREGKTGRHAGLVWLP; translated from the coding sequence ATGAGTAAAGGAAACGACCGCCCCGTCCGCAAGGTGTTTACCACCAGAGCGGGCGGGGTCTCCCTTCCCCCATATGATTCTTTTAATTTGGGAGATCATGTGGGGGACGCGTTGGCTGATGTGACTTCTAATAGAAACCGTTTGGCTCGAGTTGTTGGGCTGGAATCTCACGATATTGTCTGGATGGAACAGATCCATTCAGTCAACGTTACGGTGGTTACTCAACCGCAAGGGTCGGCAGTAGAAGCTACTGATGCGCTTGTGACTACTACGCGTGGGCTTGCTTTGGCGGTTTTGGCAGCTGATTGTGTTCCTGTGTTGCTGTCAGATACAGAAGCTGGGGTGGTGGCAGCAGTTCATGCAGGCAGAATGGGAGCTCGAAATGGAATTGTTCGTAGAACGATTGACGCCATGGCTGACTTAGGTGCTACTCCTCGCAACGTTCATGCACTTTTGGGGCCAGCTGCCTCCGGGCGACACTACGAGGTTCCCGCAGGAATGGCCGCGGATGTAGAACGCCATCTGCCTGGCGCTCTAGTGAAAACCAACAAAGGAACATCAGGATTAGATCTTCGTAGAGGACTGGCACGACAGTTGTTGCAGCTAGGGGTAAAAGCTATAGACATTGATCCTCGCTGCACGATTGAAGATAAACAACTTTTCTCCTATCGTCGCGAAGGCAAAACGGGGCGGCATGCAGGGCTTGTGTGGCTTCCTTAA
- the ftsZ gene encoding cell division protein FtsZ, with translation MTSPDNYLAVIKVVGVGGGGVNAVNRMIEEGLKGVEFIAVNTDSQALMFSDADVKLDIGREATRGLGAGANPEVGRTSAEDHKNEIEETLKGADMVFVTAGEGGGTGTGAAPVVASIAKKMGALTVGVVTRPFKFEGPRRTRQAVEGIDALREVCDTLIVIPNDRLLQLGDTSLTMMEAFRAADQVLHNGVEGITNLITIPGMINVDFADVRSVMADAGSALMGVGSARGDNRVLTAAEEAINSPLLESTMEGAKGVLLSIAGGSDLGLQEVNDAASMVQEKADEDVNLIFGTIFDDNLGDEVRVTVIATGFDGAKNAVETPAPKVEAAPESAVTPTPAPERASTSIFGEESDSSARHLRTEEPAPRGSAGGSDGLFTSSDERRTDYRNDYRDRRDERGGDLDVPDFLR, from the coding sequence ATGACTTCCCCAGATAATTACCTCGCCGTAATCAAGGTTGTTGGCGTCGGCGGTGGCGGTGTAAACGCTGTTAACCGCATGATCGAGGAAGGTCTTAAGGGCGTCGAATTTATTGCTGTCAATACCGATTCTCAAGCGTTGATGTTCTCCGATGCGGACGTCAAACTCGATATTGGACGTGAGGCTACCCGTGGTCTTGGTGCTGGAGCTAATCCAGAAGTTGGACGTACCTCTGCGGAAGACCACAAAAATGAGATTGAAGAAACCCTCAAGGGTGCAGACATGGTGTTTGTGACAGCGGGAGAAGGGGGCGGAACTGGCACTGGTGCAGCTCCGGTTGTTGCAAGTATTGCTAAAAAAATGGGTGCCCTGACCGTTGGCGTCGTTACTCGTCCTTTTAAATTTGAGGGGCCGCGTCGTACACGCCAGGCAGTCGAAGGGATCGATGCGCTGCGGGAAGTCTGCGACACTCTTATTGTGATCCCGAATGATCGCTTGCTGCAGCTAGGCGACACAAGCCTCACCATGATGGAGGCTTTCCGTGCTGCAGACCAGGTGCTGCACAATGGAGTCGAAGGAATTACTAACCTCATTACTATCCCCGGCATGATCAACGTCGACTTTGCCGACGTTCGTTCAGTTATGGCTGACGCTGGATCTGCGCTTATGGGTGTGGGATCGGCTCGCGGAGACAATCGCGTGCTCACAGCGGCTGAAGAAGCTATTAATTCTCCATTGCTCGAGTCCACCATGGAAGGCGCTAAGGGCGTTTTGCTTTCTATTGCTGGCGGCTCGGATCTTGGTCTCCAAGAGGTCAATGACGCAGCTTCTATGGTGCAGGAGAAAGCTGATGAAGACGTCAACCTGATTTTTGGAACGATCTTTGACGATAATTTGGGTGATGAGGTTAGAGTCACAGTTATTGCTACAGGTTTTGATGGTGCAAAAAACGCAGTGGAAACCCCTGCTCCCAAAGTGGAAGCCGCACCCGAATCTGCCGTAACGCCGACTCCTGCTCCTGAGCGAGCTTCCACATCGATCTTTGGTGAGGAATCCGATTCTTCAGCTCGTCACTTGCGCACAGAAGAGCCAGCACCTCGTGGTAGCGCAGGCGGTAGTGACGGGCTGTTTACCTCAAGCGATGAACGTCGGACAGACTACCGTAATGATTATCGGGATCGCCGTGATGAGCGTGGCGGAGATCTCGATGTTCCCGACTTCCTTCGCTAA
- a CDS encoding DNA polymerase IV — protein sequence MRRWVLHIDMDAFFASCEQLTRPTLRDRPVLVGGVSGRGVVAGASYEARALGAHSAMPMYQAKRLVGFRGVIVAPRFEVYRAASHRVFEILHSMGGLVEQVSVDEGFMEPEELQGATSAEVREWAHELRRIIRHDVGLPASVGAGCGKQFAKIGSDQAKPDGVFVVPPEKHEEMILPLPVGELWGVGPVTRTKLKQLGVETIGDLAAMTQREVDISLGTTVGRALWMMARGIDDRPVAPRAESKQISAEHTYPKDLINVPQVDDALRRATDDAHRRLLNDGRGARTVTVKLRMADFHIESRSATLPYATDDHDTFLATAMRLVRYPDELGPIRLVGVSLSGLEMARQDVLFPEIDREIVQRDSDFEVGVSGAVSTENADHQSAGLEDAQQDDLVEESPRWRATQDVWHPELGHGWIQGIGHGKVTVRFETRTTGIGKVRTFDIGDSELQPADPVASLDWDIADF from the coding sequence ATGAGGCGTTGGGTACTGCACATAGATATGGATGCTTTTTTCGCATCTTGTGAGCAGTTGACGCGACCAACGCTGCGCGATAGACCAGTTCTTGTAGGAGGGGTGTCGGGCAGGGGAGTCGTTGCTGGGGCTTCTTATGAGGCTCGGGCACTGGGGGCTCATTCCGCGATGCCGATGTACCAAGCAAAAAGACTTGTTGGTTTCCGTGGCGTTATTGTTGCCCCGCGTTTTGAGGTCTACCGGGCGGCTTCACACCGGGTTTTTGAGATTTTGCATTCTATGGGCGGGCTAGTGGAGCAGGTTTCTGTGGACGAGGGCTTTATGGAGCCGGAAGAACTCCAGGGAGCAACGTCCGCAGAAGTCAGGGAGTGGGCGCATGAGTTGCGCCGGATAATACGGCACGATGTTGGGCTTCCAGCCTCTGTGGGGGCGGGATGCGGAAAACAATTTGCCAAGATAGGTTCGGACCAAGCTAAACCAGATGGCGTTTTTGTCGTTCCACCAGAAAAACATGAAGAGATGATTCTTCCCTTACCTGTAGGGGAATTGTGGGGTGTAGGACCGGTAACTCGTACAAAACTCAAACAGCTAGGCGTGGAAACAATCGGGGACTTAGCCGCAATGACGCAGCGGGAGGTGGATATTAGCTTGGGAACAACGGTCGGCCGAGCACTGTGGATGATGGCACGGGGCATAGATGATCGTCCAGTAGCGCCACGAGCTGAGTCTAAGCAAATATCGGCAGAGCACACGTACCCGAAAGATCTCATCAATGTTCCTCAGGTTGATGATGCGCTGCGCCGTGCCACGGATGATGCTCACAGGAGATTGCTGAACGACGGACGTGGCGCTCGGACAGTAACGGTGAAACTCCGTATGGCGGACTTCCACATAGAATCGAGATCAGCCACCTTGCCATATGCTACGGATGACCACGATACGTTTCTAGCAACGGCAATGAGGCTGGTGCGCTATCCGGATGAACTGGGTCCGATACGTCTTGTGGGCGTTAGTCTCTCTGGACTTGAAATGGCTCGTCAAGACGTGTTGTTTCCGGAGATCGACAGGGAGATTGTCCAGCGTGATTCTGACTTTGAAGTGGGAGTATCCGGGGCAGTGTCCACAGAAAATGCTGATCATCAGTCAGCTGGTCTAGAGGATGCTCAGCAAGACGATCTTGTAGAAGAATCCCCACGGTGGCGGGCAACCCAAGACGTTTGGCACCCTGAGCTGGGACACGGTTGGATCCAAGGGATTGGGCACGGAAAAGTGACCGTAAGGTTTGAAACACGTACTACAGGGATCGGCAAAGTGAGAACTTTTGATATTGGGGATTCCGAGTTGCAGCCCGCCGATCCTGTAGCAAGCCTTGATTGGGATATAGCGGATTTTTAA
- the ileS gene encoding isoleucine--tRNA ligase, which yields MSNPVGGVYPKVDMSGGSNRFPDMEREVLNFWSSDNTFQASLEQRSGSPEYVFYDGPPFANGLPHYGHLLTGYVKDIVPRYQTMKGKLVGRVFGWDCHGLPAELEAEKQLGIKDKGEIESMGLEAFNDYCAKSVLEYTQEWKDYVTRQARWVDFDNGYKTMDLDFMESVMWAFKELYDKGLIYQGFRVLPYSWAEHTPLSNQETRLDDSYKMRQDPTLTVTFPITGVVDGASADTSLVGAYALAWTTTPWTLPSNLALAVNPGVNYVEVKVGEDGADSIRGQRVLLAEALMGAYAKELGEQHEVLAVHPGTDLVGLKYQPIFDYFADTDNAFQILAAEYVTTEDGTGIVHQAPAFGEDDMNTCKANGIPTVIPVDMDGKFTSLAPEYEGLLVFDANKNIIADLKAASRVVRHQTIEHSYPHSWRSGEPLIYMALPSWFVEVTKFRDRMVELNKDIEWMPAHIRDGQFGKWLEGARDWNISRNRYWGSPIPVWVSDDENYPRMDVYGSLDELERDFGVRPTSLHRPFIDELTRPNPDDPTGKSMMRRVPEVLDCWFESGSMPFAQKHYPFENKEWFDSHSPADFIVEYSGQTRGWFYTLHVLATALFDRPAFKKVVAHGIVLGDDGTKMSKSRQNYPNVNEVFDRDGSDAMRWFLMSSPILRGGNLIVTEQGIREGVRQALLPMWNAYSFLQLYSSKPAEWSVDSTDVLDKYILAKLHDVVRGVGEALDNTDIAQACDEVRWFCDALTNWYVRRSRERFWAGDDQHPEAFNTLFTVLETLTRVTAPLLPMASEVIWRGLTGERSVHLADFPKAEDFPADADLVRAMDEIRGVCSATSSVRKAHKLRNRLPLPQVTVALPDSQRLEPFTSIIRDEVNVKNVVLTSDVDAVGRFDVVVNAKVAGPRLGKDVQRVIKAVKSGNYERSGDVVVADGIELKADEFTERLVAADPESTAQIDGVEGLVVLDMTVDEALEAEGWAADVIRGLQDARKASNFEVSDRITVELFVPEEKKEWADRHSALIAGEVLATAFTVTVGGEGAHKVIEAVTADVAKTQ from the coding sequence ATGTCGAATCCGGTAGGCGGCGTGTACCCCAAGGTGGACATGTCTGGTGGTTCAAATCGTTTCCCAGACATGGAACGTGAAGTTCTCAATTTTTGGTCTTCAGATAACACATTCCAGGCTTCTTTAGAGCAGCGTTCTGGTTCTCCAGAGTATGTATTTTATGATGGCCCTCCCTTTGCTAACGGCCTTCCTCACTATGGTCACCTGCTGACGGGCTATGTCAAAGACATCGTTCCGCGTTATCAGACCATGAAGGGCAAACTCGTCGGGCGTGTTTTTGGTTGGGACTGTCATGGACTTCCCGCTGAGCTTGAGGCAGAAAAACAGCTAGGCATCAAGGACAAAGGCGAAATTGAGTCGATGGGTCTTGAGGCCTTTAACGACTATTGTGCGAAGTCTGTTTTGGAATACACCCAGGAATGGAAAGATTACGTAACTCGACAGGCACGCTGGGTCGACTTTGATAACGGCTATAAAACCATGGATCTAGATTTCATGGAGTCTGTTATGTGGGCGTTCAAGGAGCTCTATGACAAAGGTTTGATCTATCAAGGGTTCCGAGTCTTGCCCTATTCATGGGCTGAGCACACCCCGCTGTCCAATCAGGAAACGCGTTTGGACGATTCCTACAAGATGCGACAAGATCCGACTCTTACGGTGACTTTCCCCATCACAGGGGTCGTCGATGGAGCGTCAGCAGATACCTCGCTCGTTGGTGCTTATGCGCTCGCATGGACCACGACGCCTTGGACATTGCCCTCCAACTTGGCTCTCGCTGTTAACCCGGGCGTGAACTACGTTGAGGTGAAAGTAGGCGAGGACGGTGCCGATTCTATCCGTGGCCAGCGCGTTCTTCTGGCAGAGGCTCTTATGGGAGCTTATGCCAAGGAGCTTGGAGAACAGCATGAGGTATTGGCGGTTCATCCGGGTACGGACCTCGTGGGTCTAAAGTATCAGCCGATCTTTGATTACTTTGCGGATACGGACAACGCTTTCCAGATTCTTGCCGCAGAATATGTGACCACAGAAGACGGCACCGGAATTGTTCACCAGGCACCTGCATTTGGTGAAGACGATATGAACACCTGCAAAGCCAACGGTATCCCCACGGTGATCCCGGTGGATATGGACGGAAAGTTTACGTCGCTAGCCCCTGAGTATGAGGGTCTTTTGGTTTTTGATGCCAACAAGAACATCATCGCTGACCTCAAGGCAGCGTCCAGGGTTGTGCGCCACCAGACGATTGAACACTCTTATCCGCATTCGTGGCGTTCCGGAGAACCTCTTATCTACATGGCGTTGCCGTCATGGTTTGTGGAGGTGACTAAGTTCCGTGACCGTATGGTTGAGCTGAACAAGGACATCGAGTGGATGCCTGCTCACATCCGGGATGGTCAGTTTGGCAAGTGGCTTGAAGGCGCTCGCGATTGGAATATCTCACGTAACCGCTACTGGGGTTCGCCTATCCCGGTGTGGGTTTCTGATGATGAAAACTATCCGCGTATGGATGTTTATGGTTCTTTGGACGAGCTGGAACGCGATTTTGGTGTGCGTCCCACTTCGTTGCACCGCCCGTTTATCGACGAGCTGACGCGTCCTAACCCGGATGATCCAACAGGAAAATCGATGATGCGTCGTGTGCCTGAGGTTTTGGATTGCTGGTTTGAATCGGGCTCTATGCCTTTTGCCCAGAAGCATTATCCGTTTGAGAACAAAGAGTGGTTTGATAGCCATTCCCCGGCAGACTTCATCGTGGAGTACTCGGGCCAGACTCGTGGTTGGTTCTACACGCTGCACGTGTTGGCTACCGCGCTCTTTGATCGTCCTGCCTTTAAAAAGGTCGTGGCGCATGGCATCGTCCTTGGCGATGACGGAACAAAGATGTCCAAGTCTCGCCAGAATTACCCCAATGTGAACGAGGTCTTTGATCGCGATGGCTCTGACGCTATGCGTTGGTTCCTCATGAGCTCGCCGATCCTGCGCGGCGGTAACTTAATAGTCACCGAGCAAGGCATCCGCGAGGGCGTACGCCAGGCGCTTTTGCCGATGTGGAACGCCTACTCCTTCTTGCAGCTGTATTCGTCGAAACCTGCCGAGTGGTCTGTCGATTCCACAGATGTTTTGGACAAGTACATCTTGGCAAAGCTTCACGACGTCGTCCGCGGCGTCGGCGAAGCCCTCGATAACACCGATATTGCGCAAGCGTGCGATGAGGTTCGCTGGTTCTGCGATGCTTTGACCAACTGGTATGTGCGTCGTTCGCGCGAGCGCTTCTGGGCGGGTGACGATCAGCACCCAGAGGCCTTCAACACTTTGTTTACGGTGTTGGAGACCTTGACCCGCGTCACTGCACCGTTGTTGCCAATGGCATCTGAGGTGATCTGGCGTGGGCTTACTGGTGAGCGTTCAGTGCACTTGGCAGATTTCCCCAAGGCAGAGGACTTCCCAGCAGATGCTGACCTTGTCCGTGCGATGGATGAGATCCGTGGCGTATGTTCTGCTACTAGCTCGGTGCGCAAGGCCCACAAGCTGCGTAACCGCCTCCCGCTTCCTCAGGTGACGGTTGCGTTACCCGATTCGCAGCGCTTGGAGCCGTTTACGTCGATCATTCGTGATGAGGTCAACGTAAAGAACGTCGTGCTTACCTCTGACGTCGATGCCGTTGGACGTTTTGATGTGGTGGTCAATGCCAAGGTCGCAGGACCGCGTCTGGGTAAAGATGTGCAGCGAGTAATCAAAGCCGTGAAATCTGGTAATTACGAGCGCTCTGGTGACGTCGTTGTTGCGGATGGTATCGAGCTGAAGGCTGATGAATTCACTGAGCGCCTAGTAGCTGCGGATCCAGAGTCGACGGCCCAGATAGATGGGGTCGAGGGTCTGGTTGTGCTAGATATGACTGTGGACGAGGCCCTGGAAGCGGAAGGCTGGGCTGCGGATGTCATCCGTGGTTTGCAGGACGCTCGTAAGGCTTCGAACTTTGAAGTCTCGGATCGCATCACCGTGGAGCTCTTTGTTCCTGAGGAGAAGAAAGAGTGGGCTGATCGCCATTCGGCACTTATCGCTGGCGAAGTGCTAGCTACTGCTTTCACCGTAACCGTTGGTGGAGAAGGTGCGCATAAGGTCATAGAAGCTGTGACCGCAGATGTCGCAAAAACTCAGTAA
- a CDS encoding DivIVA domain-containing protein — protein MPLTPADVHNVAFSKPPIGKRGYNEDEVDQFLDLVEDTLAEIQEENEDLRQQIEELKAEAKQGGISKPAMASASFAKPSVDEAAIRREIESKLKAEYDAKLADARKYSDKSSTDMAALRSELEAAKADAKKANEEAAKAKAAAANSKLDISKTAFAAAGAGAGLATAETHMQAAKVLGLAQEMADRLTSEAQNDSKSMLDEARSASERQIQDADVRARATLADARAKADKQLAEADSRSRALIEDAQKKSEQTLSEANSRAEAQVRQAEDKANALQADAERKHTEIMATVQQQQSALEKRISELRTFEREYRTRLKTLLQSQLEELESRGTTAPDEKR, from the coding sequence ATGCCGCTGACTCCAGCCGATGTGCACAACGTCGCTTTCAGTAAGCCTCCAATCGGCAAGCGAGGCTACAACGAGGACGAGGTCGATCAGTTCTTGGATCTGGTAGAAGACACCCTCGCTGAGATTCAGGAAGAGAACGAGGATCTGCGTCAGCAGATAGAGGAACTAAAGGCGGAAGCTAAACAGGGCGGAATATCCAAGCCTGCTATGGCCTCTGCCTCTTTTGCTAAGCCCTCTGTTGATGAGGCTGCGATTCGTCGTGAGATCGAATCCAAGCTCAAAGCTGAATACGATGCCAAGCTAGCCGACGCGCGCAAGTACTCCGATAAGTCCTCGACCGATATGGCTGCTTTGCGTTCTGAGCTGGAAGCTGCAAAGGCTGATGCGAAGAAGGCTAATGAGGAGGCCGCCAAGGCTAAGGCTGCTGCGGCGAACTCCAAGCTGGACATTTCAAAGACCGCTTTTGCTGCGGCAGGTGCTGGCGCTGGACTTGCTACTGCAGAAACCCACATGCAGGCAGCTAAGGTGCTTGGCCTAGCTCAGGAGATGGCGGATCGCCTTACCTCTGAGGCTCAAAACGACTCCAAATCCATGCTGGACGAGGCTCGTAGCGCTTCTGAGCGCCAAATTCAGGATGCGGATGTTCGTGCGCGGGCAACGCTTGCCGACGCTCGCGCTAAGGCCGACAAGCAGCTTGCAGAGGCTGATTCTCGTTCCCGTGCTTTGATCGAGGATGCTCAGAAGAAATCCGAGCAAACTCTTAGTGAGGCAAACTCTCGTGCTGAGGCACAGGTGCGCCAAGCTGAAGACAAGGCAAACGCGCTCCAGGCGGATGCGGAACGCAAGCATACAGAGATCATGGCGACTGTCCAGCAGCAGCAGTCTGCGCTGGAGAAACGAATCTCTGAGCTTCGCACCTTCGAGCGTGAATACCGTACTCGACTCAAGACTCTGCTGCAGAGCCAGCTGGAAGAACTTGAGAGCCGTGGCACCACCGCGCCCGATGAGAAGCGTTAA
- a CDS encoding YggT family protein — protein MHTLLNILILVVQIYTWILIGRILVEMIVSFSRNFQAPQFMVVIFEVLFKLTDPPVRLLRRWIPPLKLGNVALDVSILVLFFALSFIRILLSIALYSV, from the coding sequence TTGCACACTCTGTTAAACATTCTGATTTTGGTTGTTCAGATTTATACGTGGATCTTAATCGGCCGAATCTTGGTGGAAATGATCGTGAGCTTCTCTCGTAATTTTCAGGCGCCACAATTCATGGTCGTTATTTTCGAGGTTTTGTTTAAGTTGACTGATCCACCCGTGCGTCTTTTGCGCCGCTGGATTCCGCCACTGAAGCTCGGAAATGTTGCGCTCGATGTATCTATTTTGGTACTTTTTTTCGCGCTTTCGTTTATCAGAATTCTGCTCAGCATCGCCCTTTATTCGGTATAA